The following nucleotide sequence is from Carnobacterium viridans.
TTTTTCTTGTTCGAAATCTGATAATTCAACGGGCAATGCGACATTAAATTCTCTAGAGAGTTGAGCATTTTTTGATTTTTCGTAATTCTCAACTTCATTCCACAATCGTTCACGATTTAAACACCAGTCAGGAGCATGAGTAGGCTTCAATATAAACGTAACAGGCTGTATATCTCGACGGTAAAATTTTGTTTCGTTATACCGTTCACTATACAATTTATCACCTGAACGATAAGCTGCACTTGAAATGGCCGATTGGCCTTTACTTCTAGAAATAATTTTTGCAGATAAATGATAAATAGCCATGATCTCATCTCCTTTCGTATTTTATTTTCTTAACATGAGCGAGAGCGAATTTTATCACACGGAATTTTTTAAGAGAACGATAAGTGAACAAAATAAAAATTTATTTCTATGAGCACAACTCCAAATTTTACGTAGTAAAATAATGGAGTATAAGTGCGCCCTTTACAGGGAATATTTTACCACCTTGCTTTTTCTTTTACAATTATTTATCTTTCTGTCATACTAGTTTGTATAGTTATTTAAAGATTAAGGGAGGAAACACACCATGACAAACATTTCAAAAAAATTAGAACAAATTGAAAAATTAAAAAAAGAGTTATTAGAGGAAAAAGAAAAAATTGAAAATACTTTAGGAAAAGAATTGATTAGCCAATTTGATTTAAACTACGAATCTTTAACAAAAAATGAAATAAAAGAATTTGTAGATAATTTAAAAGATAGCTATGATTTAATGAATGAAGACCAATCTTTAAATTCTAGTAGTTCAGTTGAATCACCTAAAGTAGGTTAAACCTATGAGTAATCACTTTAAACAACTGCAACAAGAAATCAATCGAGTCGAACGATCTATTCAATTAGATTCTCAAAAGGAACGAAAAGAACGAACGAGAAGACTCATTCAAAAAGGCGCTTTACTAGAAAATTATTTTGAATGTGAACATTTATCTGTCGAAGAAACAGAAGAATTATTAAAGATGTTTTCAAGTTATGTGAATGCGAATAAGACTAATAAATTTAAATAGTTAACTACTCTTTAAAAAATTGAGAGAATTAATTTTAAAAGTTATAATGTAGAAGAAAGGTATTTAAAAAAAACAAGAAAGGATGATAAGAATGACTAATAAACAAGCTTTAGGCTATATGTTATTGGCTTGCAAAGATCTTAAATTAGATAAAGATCAAGCTGATAAATTATGGGATGCTATGTTTCAAAATATGGATGAATTTACTGAAGAAGAAGCTCAATAAAAAGGGCATGAATGGTTAAATTCTCATTAATTAGTATACGTTTAAATACATTCATTGTGTAGTAGTAAGTCGGACAATTAACTTACTACTACACAATGAATACGCGAAACCCATCTAAAATTTTACATATAGTTACAAAAGGATACATTCAATTTTTTTCAATCCTTTGATAGCAATAAAAAAAATAAAGGATGAGGCTGGGACAAAAGGTCTCTCAAAAAAATACACTCCCAAAACTATGAACTATTTTGTTCAGTAGTGGGAGTGTATTTTTCTATATCTCTATCAAAACAAACGAAAGTGGGACTACTTTTTTCACAAAAGTAGTTTTGTCCCAGCTTCATCCTTTTAACCTTACTCATTTAATTTTAAATTAATAATTATTTTCATAATGATGGAGGAGATACTTTCTTAGTATTTGAGTTAAATTGAGTTGAAAAAATATTCATCGGTACTTTTTCATTTTCGGCTAGTTTAATTAAATCCTTTATTTTTTCCGTATTCAATTCTTGATTCAGATCCTTATCTAACACGCGATATTTAACGTCTTCTTTTAACCATTCATCAGCTGTCTTTTCTCCTACCCAAGTGGTTGCAATCTCTTTTTTATTTTTACCCGTAGCTATAACATAATTAAATGTCTGTTCCTTAGAAACAAGTTCAATCGAATAAAGAGTTAACTTATCGTTAGGGTTATTTTTTAATAGTTGAATGGTGTTTATTTTAAGAGTTGTATCTTTCAATTGATTGTATTGATTTTGATTGTTTTGATCTGTCAAAAATCCTAACTTTGTAGCAATTACTTCGTCCTTATCGGGACTCAGTCCTTGTTTTCTTTCGGTTGTTTGTTCAATAATCAAATCTAGTTGATCAATTAATTTTCCAGAAGCTTTTTTCACTTCTGATAAAGAGTTTATTTTATCCTCAACTTTTTCTAAATTATCCGTCCAATTGGATATGTACCGTAAGGAATGATTTTCTGTATCTAGTCCGTAATATTTCCCTACTACATACGCTGTCATTTCTGCTTGGTATTCAAGAACAGGAGCTGCCTGCATAGTTAACTCTTTATTTTTCAATTTTTTATCATTATGCATCTCAGCATGTGCTAATTCATGAATTAACGTGTGTACATTCTCGGTTTCTGTATTTTTAGTATTAAGGGTAATAGAATGTGTAGACGGCATATAATACCCCTTAGCAGCCGAATCACGAAACGGCTCTTTAATTATTGGAATATTAGTGCTATTTGAATACTCCAGTAGTGATTGATTCAATAAATCTAAGTCTTTCCCTCCAAAATCAAACTGATTCTTTTTATTTGGGAAAATATCTGGATAATCTTCTGGTTTCGCATGTGTTTGTGTCACGTCAAAAACCGTCCCTAACTTAAAACGCGTAAATGTTTTGACGTTATCTGTAGACTGATTTTTCTTTATCCATTCTTTTTCTTCTTTCGTTGCTTTCGATTGATTTTTCCATTCACCATCTTTAGTTTTAAACTGGGTAACAGTCATTGGAACCCAAATTTTAATCCCTTTTTCTCCTTTTTGAACTGGAAAGCCTAATTCTTTAAATCGTTGATAGGATGCTACTCCATTTGCTCCTTTATGCTGCGAGCGAATCATGAATTGATTCCGGATAGAGTAATCTCTGAACTGGCTCATAAAATTAAGTAATTCCGCCATCTGTTCAGGTGTTTCTGTGTAGGTTTGCACTTGCGTAGTCATTTTTTCGGTTAGTTGGTCAATTTCTTTCTTCTTTTCAGCTTCTGAACTTTTTTTATACTGGTTGGCCATTGCTATACTCCCCTCTTGGCTAAATTAGTTTGACATATATTTATTCAAAAGATAGACATTTTTTTTTATTAGATCAGTTCTCCATGTTCAATAATTTCATCAGTTTCTGTTTCTAAAAGTAAATAGTAGTCTTCTTCATTGTCTATAATTGCTTTCAAATCAGTAAAAATGTACTCTTTCACCAGAACTTCTACTTCTTTTTTTTCTTCAGGAAGGTAAAAAAGAACTTTATTACCTTCTAAAATTCTTAAAGCTAACGCTAAACGACCAGACATAATCATCCCACCTTTCTTAACGATTCTTCTTTAAGCATAAATAAAAGCTAGTTATAGGGCTAAAAATATGCCTACAACTAGCTTTTATGATTCAAAAAATATTATTTATAAAGTTAACCGAAATTACCACTATCTTTGTATACCGACAAAAATATTTACTTTTACAATTGGATAAATACATGTATTTTTGTTAATTGGTATGATTTTAATTTTGTATAAATTTGCTTGTTATTACTTTGAGAGGATAGACACCCATATCCAAGCTCATTCCAAGTAAGTAGTCTAACCCTATATCAGTTATTCTTTCTTCTGTCATATCTAACACGTCTTTTTCTACATCCATAAATTTAAGTTTACCGTAAGGGTCAATTTCACTTCTGTATTTATTAATTGCAGCTTGTACCGGTGTTCTTTTTGATTGATCATCATTGTTAGCGGCGACTAATGAAAATCCACAGTGTCTCCCAAAATTTAATAATAAACTTCTACATTGAGACTCTACTGCCATTTTTTTTACATAAAGGTTTACATCAGTATTGTGTTCAATTGAAAGCATACTATGGTCTATAAAGTTTGCACTCAATGCTGCAGCCATGAAAAACTCAGCAAGAGCTTTTTCATAATCTTTTGTTATAAATAATACCTTTGCAATAGCACTCCTAACTTCGGGGTTGTCCTCATTATATTCTAGCGCTTGCTCATAATAACTCATTGCTTGTTCGTATTTACCGTTTCTTTTTGCTTCTACCCCTAAATTTACAAGTCTTTTTATATCATCCATTTTTCCCTTGTCTCCTACCTATTATTCATAAACAAAAAAGCTTATGGTTTAGCAATATGATATATTTATTTCTGTTTAGTAAAACTTCGAGTTTTTTCAGATAAGATCTAGAGCCAGTAAAGGGTAAATAGCACTCGTACCTCGC
It contains:
- a CDS encoding ArdC-like ssDNA-binding domain-containing protein: MANQYKKSSEAEKKKEIDQLTEKMTTQVQTYTETPEQMAELLNFMSQFRDYSIRNQFMIRSQHKGANGVASYQRFKELGFPVQKGEKGIKIWVPMTVTQFKTKDGEWKNQSKATKEEKEWIKKNQSTDNVKTFTRFKLGTVFDVTQTHAKPEDYPDIFPNKKNQFDFGGKDLDLLNQSLLEYSNSTNIPIIKEPFRDSAAKGYYMPSTHSITLNTKNTETENVHTLIHELAHAEMHNDKKLKNKELTMQAAPVLEYQAEMTAYVVGKYYGLDTENHSLRYISNWTDNLEKVEDKINSLSEVKKASGKLIDQLDLIIEQTTERKQGLSPDKDEVIATKLGFLTDQNNQNQYNQLKDTTLKINTIQLLKNNPNDKLTLYSIELVSKEQTFNYVIATGKNKKEIATTWVGEKTADEWLKEDVKYRVLDKDLNQELNTEKIKDLIKLAENEKVPMNIFSTQFNSNTKKVSPPSL
- a CDS encoding tetratricopeptide repeat protein; its protein translation is MDDIKRLVNLGVEAKRNGKYEQAMSYYEQALEYNEDNPEVRSAIAKVLFITKDYEKALAEFFMAAALSANFIDHSMLSIEHNTDVNLYVKKMAVESQCRSLLLNFGRHCGFSLVAANNDDQSKRTPVQAAINKYRSEIDPYGKLKFMDVEKDVLDMTEERITDIGLDYLLGMSLDMGVYPLKVITSKFIQN